Proteins encoded together in one Lathyrus oleraceus cultivar Zhongwan6 chromosome 5, CAAS_Psat_ZW6_1.0, whole genome shotgun sequence window:
- the LOC127086809 gene encoding G-type lectin S-receptor-like serine/threonine-protein kinase At2g19130 yields the protein MAMFKTTKPLFWFSLLNLFFSIHFHPSLAALTTISANQSLSAYQTLVSKGGRFELGFFKPGNSSNYYIGIWYKKVSQQTIVWVANRDNPVSDKNTATLKISAGNLVLLDESSKQVWSTNMSFPKSVSVSAILLDSGNLVLRNRPNDDASDPLWQSFDHPADTWLPGGKIRLDKKTKKPQYLTSWKNKEDPATGLFSLELDPKGTSAYLILWNKSEEYWTSGPWNGSIFSLVPEMTLNYIYNLSFVSNENESYLTYSVYNPSIISRFVMDISGQIKQLSWLESIEEWNLFWAQPRAQCEAYSFCGAFGICNENSLPHCSCLRGFEPKSVSDWNMEDHSSGCIRRTSFQCEGSDPSNKDNSAFLAMTNMALPTHAQSVGLGNADECKLTCSKNCSCTAFTYDRNGCSVWLGDLINLQQLSSDDSSGQTLYVKLAPEETVYASENRYRERVIIGAAVGAVVGIGILLCLLLFFIFRRRKRMLVNAKLLDGFMVEFQYKDLQNVTENFSEKLGGEGGFGSVFKGTLTDSSAVAVKKLKGVSQGEKKFRTKVSIIGTLIHVNLVRIRGFCSESTTKRFLVYDYMPNLSLDFKLFGNNNSEVLGWKMRYQIALGIARGLIYLHEKCEECIIHGDIKPENILLDADFSPKVSDFGLAKLIGRDFSRIVTTMSGTRGYLAPEWLSRAAITAKADVYSYGMMLFEVVSGRRNSDPSLDGEDIFFPTLAAKIVNEGGSVLTVLDPRLEGNADIEEVTQMIIVASWCVQESETQRPTMRQVLQILEGILDVNVPPIPRFNQVFEDN from the coding sequence ATGGCCATGTTCAAAACAACAAAACCATTGTTTTGGTTTTCTCTTCTCAACCTCTTCTTCTCTATACACTTCCATCCTTCTCTTGCAGCTTTAACAACCATCTCTGCAAACCAATCTCTCTCTGCTTACCAAACTCTAGTCTCTAAAGGAGGAAGATTTGAATTGGGTTTCTTTAAACCAGGTAATTCCTCTAACTACTACATAGGCATATGGTACAAAAAGGTTAGCCAACAAACAATTGTTTGGGTTGCCAACAGAGACAATCCTGTCTCTGATAAAAACACTGCAACCTTAAAAATCTCAGCTGGTAATTTAGTTCTATTAGACGAGTCTTCAAAACAAGTTTGGTCCACAAACATGAGTTTTCCTAAGTCAGTTTCTGTTTCAGCTATTCTCTTAGATAGTGGAAATCTTGTTTTGAGAAATAGGCCTAATGATGATGCATCAGATCCTCTATGGCAGAGTTTTGATCATCCAGCAGATACATGGCTTCCCGGTGGCAAAATTCGTCTAGACAAGAAAACAAAGAAGCCTCAGTATCTCACTTCATGGAAGAATAAGGAAGATCCCGCAACGGGTCTTTTCTCTTTGGAACTAGACCCGAAAGGAACAAGTGCGTATTTAATTCTTTGGAATAAGTCTGAAGAGTATTGGACAAGTGGACCTTGGAATGGAAGTATTTTTAGTCTTGTTCCTGAGATGACGTTAAATTACATTTACAATTTATCATTTGTGTCGAATGAGAATGAGAGCTATTTAACTTACTCCGTGTATAACCCTTCCATTATATCGCGGTTTGTGATGGATATATCCGGGCAGATCAAGCAACTATCATGGTTGGAAAGTATAGAAGAGTGGAATCTGTTTTGGGCGCAGCCGAGAGCACAGTGTGAGGCTTATTCTTTCTGCGGTGCATTTGGGATCTGCAATGAAAACTCACTGCCTCATTGTAGTTGTTTGAGAGGTTTTGAGCCCAAGTCAGTGTCTGATTGGAATATGGAGGATCACTCAAGTGGGTGTATCAGAAGAACAAGTTTTCAATGTGAGGGTTCCGATCCCTCTAATAAGGATAATTCCGCGTTCCTTGCAATGACCAACATGGCATTACCTACTCATGCACAATCTGTGGGGTTAGGGAATGCCGATGAATGTAAATTAACTTGTTCGAAAAACTGCTCCTGCACTGCTTTTACATATGATAGGAATGGATGTTCAGTTTGGTTGGGAGACCTCATAAATCTACAACAATTGTCTTCTGATGATAGTAGTGGACAAACTTTGTATGTCAAACTTGCACCAGAAGAAACTGTTTATGCTAGTGAAAACAGATATCGAGAGAGGGTGATTATTGGTGCTGCTGTGGGTGCGGTTGTTGGCATAGGGATACTCTTATGCCTTCTattgtttttcatttttaggCGAAGAAAGAGAATGCTTGTAAATGCAAAGCTTTTAGATGGTTTTATGGTGGAATTTCAGTACAAGGATTTGCAAAATGTGACAGAGAATTTCTCTGAGAAATTGGGAGGAGAAGGAGGTTTTGGTTCGGTTTTCAAAGGAACATTAACTGATTCAAGTGCTGTAGCAGTGAAGAAGCTAAAGGGTGTTAGCCAAGGAGAGAAAAAGTTCAGAACAAAAGTGAGTATAATAGGGACATTAATACATGTTAATCTTGTTCGCATTCGTGGATTCTGTTCAGAAAGTACAACCAAACGGTTTCTGGTTTATGATTACATGCCAAATCTTTCCTTGGATTTCAAGTTATTTGGGAACAACAATTCTGAGGTGCTGGGATGGAAAATGAGATACCAAATCGCTCTTGGAATTGCAAGAGGACTAATTTACCTCCATGAGAAATGCGAAGAATGTATCATACACGGAGATATAAAGCCGGAAAACATTCTCCTTGACGCTGATTTTAGTCCAAAAGTTTCCGACTTTGGTCTAGCTAAGCTAATTGGACGGGATTTCAGCAGAATCGTTACAACCATGAGCGGAACAAGAGGTTATCTTGCTCCAGAGTGGTTATCTAGGGCTGCTATCACAGCGAAAGCCGATGTTTACAGCTACGGAATGATGCTTTTTGAGGTTGTATCAGGTAGGAGGAACTCCGATCCATCTCTAGATGGTGAAGATATTTTCTTTCCTACCTTGGCTGCAAAAATAGTTAACGAAGGTGGTAGTGTTCTTACCGTTTTGGACCCTAGGTTGGAGGGAAATGCTGACATTGAAGAGGTTACTCAaatgataatagttgcttcttGGTGTGTCCAAGAAAGTGAAACTCAGAGGCCAACGATGCGTCAGGTACTTCAAATTCTTGAGGGAATTTTGGATGTGAATGTGCCACCAATTCCAAGATTCAATCAAGTGTTTGAAGATAACTAA